A region from the Lolium perenne isolate Kyuss_39 chromosome 4, Kyuss_2.0, whole genome shotgun sequence genome encodes:
- the LOC127292648 gene encoding uncharacterized protein produces MSPGNKLRWLWRAPVRALGRARDYYVRSITGCSRYVPADAAFGAYPVHVPVALPRSRSCGAGEDDLRDLIRASSQRRERDDQQRQVVQAVARSQSTAVGRSMAPIDEDAPCEFGGGGVGGLYSRNQSYAGGAAGRPRFHKKEAVLG; encoded by the coding sequence ATGAGCCCCGGGAACAAGTTGAGGTGGCTGTGGAGGGCGCCGGTGCGGGCGCTGGGCCGCGCACGGGACTACTACGTGCGGAGCATCACGGGCTGCTCCCGCTACGTGCCGGCCGACGCCGCCTTCGGCGCCTACCCGGTGCACGTGCCCGTGGCGCTACCCAGGAGCCGCAGCTGCGGCGCCGGCGAGGACGACCTCCGGGACCTCATCCGCGCGTCCTCGCAGCGACGCGAACGCGACGACCAGCAGCGGCAGGTCGTCCAGGCCGTGGCCAGGAGCCAGAGCACGGCGGTGGGGCGCTCCATGGCGCCGATCGACGAGGACGCGCCGTGCGagttcggtggcggcggcgtgggcggACTCTACTCCAGGAACCAGAGCTACGCCGGCGGCGCAGCCGGGAGGCCTCGGTTCCACAAGAAGGAAGCCGTCTTGGGCTGA